One Onthophagus taurus isolate NC chromosome 11, IU_Otau_3.0, whole genome shotgun sequence genomic window carries:
- the LOC139432141 gene encoding uncharacterized protein yields MSKKLSGYQNRKRKATKELELEKQRDDIKKYLMTKNEVLPVPSNENLREDQLPASQSHSAGKSAQHTKSPEPEIEPQGASSEETLSTSTKFLITDDTPTLDVLNNLQDPATWPLINEKVRKLLIQLGPTKKQNVLYPPDDNGRKFSDTYYYRKMPNSESVLRDWLMYSEKSNSNLERALKSKRTIDQQQEKLFELEKQHWRAILERFIEIIKYLCKQCLPLRRKSDQLFVRNNGNFLQLVQLLAKFDVTMSSHLQKTLQKNELIALLAKKIKEKILLLIQKAKYFSIVLDCTPDISNTEQMTIIIRFVSTDDQVQIQEHFLGFIDIKDSTGEGLTNYIIEKIKELNLDISNLRGQGYDNDTTINSLEERCEQLTVHNNYFNSLHNLGNLPNLNTTDLKKHCDDLELYLTDGKDKDIISTELFNELLCFKDIFLTELNSINTPFSALRYSYKNNLEKLYVNLSIALRVLLTQPVTVSSGERSFSRLKIIKTYLRSTLSQERLVGLALIAIESDVCDQIDNNEIIENFASAKARRVNV; encoded by the exons ATGTCGAAAAAACTTTCCGGATATCAAAATCGAAAACGCAAAGCGACCAAAGAATTGGAGTTGGAAAAACAAAGAGAcgatataaagaaatatttgatgacaaaaaatgaagttttacCAGTTCCTTCGAATGAAAATCTACGTGAAGATCAACTACCGGCATCTCAAAGCCATTCTGCAGGCAAAAGCGCACAACATACTAAATCTCCTGAACCTGAAATCGAACCGCAGGGAGCATCTTCTGAAGAAACCTTATCCACATCAACAAAATTTCTGATTACTGATGATACACCAACATTAGATGTTTTGAACAATCTTCAAGATCCAGCTACATGGCctctaataaatgaaaaagtaagaaaacttttaattcaactcgGACCGACAAAGAAACAAAACGTATTGTACCCACCTGACGATAACGGAAGAAAATTCAGCGATACATATTATTATCGTAAAATGCCAAATTCGGAATCTGTTCTTAGAGACTGGTTAATGTACTCGGAAAAAAGCAATAgc AATTTAGAACGTGCGTTGAAATCAAAACGAACAATTGATcaacaacaagaaaaattatttgagtTGGAAAAACAGCACTGGCGTGCGATTTTAGaaagatttattgaaattataaaatatttatgtaaacaATGTCTTCCCTTGAGAAGAAAATCAGATCAATTATTTGTTAGAAATaatggaaattttttacaacttgTACAATTACTGGCAAAATTTGATGTGACTATGTCTAGTCATCTTCAAAAAACGTTACAAAAGAATGAATTAATTGCTTTATtagctaaaaaaattaaagaaaagattttattgttaattcaaaaggcaaaatatttttcaattgtaTTGGATTGTACTCCGGATATCAGTAATACTGAGCAAATGACCATTATTATAAGATTTGTGTCAACTGATGACCAAGTTCAGATTCAAGAACATTTTCTTGGTTTCATTGACATCAAAGATTCAACTGGTGAAGGTTTAACCAAttatataatagaaaaaattaaagaacttAATTTAGACATCAGCAACTTGCGTGGCCAAGGTTATGACAATG ATACAACTATAAATTCCCTAGAAGAAAGATGCGAACAGTTAACAgttcataataattattttaattctttacataatttaggaaatttacctaatttaaatacaaccgatcttaaaaaacattgcGACGACTTAGAGCTATATCTTACAGATGGAAAAGATAAGGATATAATTTCTACCgaattatttaatgaattacTTTGTTTTAAAGACATATTCCTAACagaattaaattcaattaataccCCTTTCAGTGCACTACGTtatagttataaaaataatttagaaaaattgtatGTTAACTTAAGTATCGCTTTACGGGTTTTATTAACGCAACCGGTAACAGTTTCAAGTGGGGAACGATCGTTTTCAcggttaaaaattataaaaacctATCTTAGATCAACTTTATCACAAGAACGTCTTGTCGGACTTGCGTTGATCGCAATAGAAAGTGATGTATGTGATCAAATTGATAACAACgagataattgaaaattttgcaagtgCTAAAGCACGAAGAGTAAACGTTTAA